The Aggregicoccus sp. 17bor-14 genome contains the following window.
TCTCGGCCATCGCGCGCGAGGAGCGCGAGACGCAGGCCGCGAGCGAGGCGCGCCTGCAGCAGCTCACCGAGCAGGAGGAGCAGCGCAAGACCACGGCGGAGCAGGAGCTCGCCGAGACGCTCGACGCCGCCGAGGACCCGCACGTGCGCCCGCGCGGCGAGCTCTCGCTCGCGGCGAGCGGCGGGCTGTCCTCGGCTTCGCCCTCCGCCCCCGAGCGCGCGTACCTCGCGGGCGGAACGTTGGGCGTGCGGCTCGGCCTCTTCGGCTCGGCGCCGCTCGAGGGCGGGCTTGCCTCCGGGCTGGAGCTGCAGGCACAGGGGCAGTACCTGCGGAGCCTCGCACGCAGCGCGCGCGAGGAGCGCTTCCGCGTGGTGCCCGGCGCGCGCTACTGGCTGGGCTCGGTGGGCCTCGGCGTGTCTGGCGAGTGGCAGCGCACGACGGTGACGAACCCGGCGCTCGGTCTCTCGTCCTCGGACAGCGCGCTGCTCGCGGGGCCGCAGGTGGCCTTCGCGCTGGCGGACGGCCCGCGGCGGCGCCTGGTGCTGAGCGGCCGCTGGCTCCCGCTGCTGGATGGCGCGAAGGGTGCGTTCGGCGCGAACCTGGAGGCAGGCGTGGGGCCGCTGCTGCTCGGCGCGGAGCTGCTGCGCTGGCGCACGTCCGCGCTGACGGTGCCGCAGGACGGCTGGGTGGCCTCGGCCTCGGTGGGCTACCGCGCGCGGTTCTGACGCGCGCCCGGGCTCGCGGGGCCTGCGCCTAGAACCAGGCTCCCGCGAGGAGGCCGAAGCCGCTGCCGTCGATCGTCTCGAGGCCGCTCCCCGAGTACTTGACCCGCGTGTACCGGGCGCCGAGCTCGAAGCCGCCGTTGTTCCCGATGCGGAAGCCGTACGCGTACTGGGCCAGCGCGCCGAACGCGGTCCCGTACCGGGTGGACGTGTCGCAGAGCCCGTCCACCGCGCAGGAGAACTTCGGCGAGAGGTGCGCGGTGAGGCCCGCTCCGAGCCGGTGGCCGCGGTTCGCGTACGAGACCACCACGTCGACCGGCAGGCGCGTGAACTTGATGGAGCCGTTCGAGCCGTTGACCTGGTCGAACTTGTAGCCGAGCGTGCCCTCCACCGCGAAGGGCAGCTCCGGGCGGTACAGCACGCCTGCCGCGAAGGTCATGAGCTGACCGGCCTTCAGCTTGCCCTCGCTGCCGTCGCTCCACTGCACGCGCGCGAGCTCCTTGCCCCCGAACGCGAGGTCCATGCGGACCAGGAAGGCGACGCTGCGCGAAGGAGGCGCCGGCGCTGCGACGGCCGGCTCGGAGGGCTCGGAGGCCGCGGGGGCGGGCGCTGCGGTCTGGGCGTGCGCCTTCGGAGCAGAGGCCGCGAGCGCGAGCGCCGCAGCGGTGCACAGCCACTTCGAGTCCACCTGCATGTCCCCTCCCGGAGTGCGCGGGCCGCGGGCCCTGCGCTGTTGGGTGGCTGCCAGATACCGGGGTGCTCCAGAGCCCGTCAATCCCGAGGCGCAGGGCTTCCCCTGGCGCACGGCCGTGAGCAGGTGCGCGTGTGGGTGACGCGCGCGCCTCCGCCCAGGCTTCACCACGAGGGCATACGGGGCGCTCACCGCGCAGCGCGCGCGCGCCGGCGCCTCGGAGAGCCGGGCAGCGCGAGCATCGGCGGGAGACGCTCGGCGAGCAATTCGACGAAGAGCCGCACCTTGGGCGGGAGGCTCGCGCGGCTCGGGTAGACGGCGTGGAAGGTGCGCACCAGTGCGGGGCGGGGGCCGAAGAGCACCTTCAAGCGGCCGTCGCGCACGGCCTCGTGGCAGAGGATGCCCGGCACGCGCGCGATGCCCACGCCGGCGAGGGCCGCGTCGCAGGCCACCTCCAGGTCGTTCACCGTGAGCACTGGCTCGATGCGCGCCTTCACGCCTCCGACGCTCCAGGTCTCGAAGGCGCTCAGCGCGATGCAGCGCGCGGCGCCCAGCGCCCGCGGCTCCGGCGTGCCGTGGCGCGCGAGGTAGCGGGGGCTCGCCACGTAGTACACCGCGCCCTCGCCCAGGCGGCGCGCCACGAGCGACGAGTCGTCCAGCGGCCCCGCGTGGATGGCCACGTCCAGGCCCTCCTCGAGCACGTGCACGGGACGGTCGGCGAGCACCAGCTCCACCTGCAGCTTCGGGTGGCGGGCGAGGAACTCCGAGACCACGGGCCCGAGGTAGCGGCGGCCGAAGAGCGAGGGCGAGGAGACGCGCAGGAGGCCCATGGCCTGCGCGAGCTGCTGCTGCACCTCGGCGTTCGCCTCGTCGATCTGCGCAGCGATGGCCGCGCAGCGCTCGTAGTAGGTGGCCCCCGGGCCGGTGACCCGCAGCTGCCGCGTGGTGCGCTCCAGCAGCCGCACGCCGAGCTGCGCCTCCAGCTTGCCCAGCCGCTCGCTCGCGCTCTGCTTGGTGATGCCGAGCCGGCGCGCGGCGCGGGTGAAGCTGCCCTCGCGCACGATGGAGGCGAAGAGGAGCATGTCGGACGGGGACACCATCGCTGTCCAGCCTATCCTGACAAAGCGTCAGCGCGCCGCCGCATTGTCCGTTCGCGCGGGGCGCCGCACCCTGCGTGCATCCCTCTTCCCGGAGCACGCCCATGAAGCTCTATGCCGCCCCCAGGACCCGCGCCATCCGCCCCCGCTGGCTCCTCGAAGAGCTCGAGGTGCCGTACGCGCTGCAGCGGGTGGAGGTGTCCCAGCCCGAGGGCGTGTCGCCCGAGATGCGGGCGCTGCACCCGCTCGGCGAGGTGCCCGTGCTGGTGGACGGAGCGCTCACGCTCTTCGAGTCCTCGGCCATCTGCCTCTACCTCGCGGACCGCTTCCCCGAGAAGGGCCTCGCGCCGCTCCCCACGTCCGCGCAGCGCGGGCCCTATCTGCAGTGGCTGCTCTTCGCGGAGGTGACGCTCGAGCCGCTGGTGCTCGAGCAGCGCCTCCATGCGATGCGGCCGGAGGCGCCGCGCCCCGCGCCGCCCGCGCGGCTCGGGGAGGTGCTCGGCGCGCTCGAGCGGCACCTCGAGGGCCGCGAGTACGTGGCGACGGAGGGCTTCACCGCCGCGGACCTCGTCCTCTCCTCCATCCTCCACCTCGCGCACACCCTGCGGCTGCTCGAGCGCTACCCGCGGCTGAGCGAGTACACGCTGCGCTGCACGAAGCGTCCTGCGGTACGACGGGCGGTCATGGGCTAGGGGCCCGCGCTAGGGTGTGGGGCGAGCCCTCATCGAAGGAGACCCCGTGACGTCCGCGACCCTGAGCGCCCTGCAGCAGTTCCCCTCCCAGCTCCGGCAGCTCTTCGACGAGGTGCCGCGCGAGCACTGGCACTGGACGCCCGCGTCCTGGGAGGGCATCCCGAGCGAGGCTCTCGACCCGGTCGGGCAGCTGTGCCACGTGCGGGACATCGAGCAGCTCGGCTACCACGTGCGCTTCAGGCGCCTGCTCGAGGAGCGCGAGCCCGTGCTCGCATCGCTCGATACCGAGGCGCTCGCGGTGCAGCAGCGCTACGCGGAGGCCGACCCCGCGCAGGCGCTCACCGCCTTCGCTCGCGCCCGCGAGCACACGATGGCGCTGCTGCAGGGGCTCTCCACCGCGCAGCTGCAGCGGCGCGGCTCCTTCGACGGCTACGGCGAGGTCACCGTGCAGTCGCTCATCCACTTCCTGAGCAGCCACGACCAGCAGCACCTCGCCGGGATGCAGTGGCTGCTGGGGCGCATCGCCAGCCTCGGTGGCTCTGCTCACTGAGCGACGCCGCCGCGGCCCAGCGTTCAGCGCCGGGCGGCCCGCGAGGCCGCACCCCTGACGAGATGCTGGCCGTGGGCGCGGCGCGGGTGTCTGCTGTGCGGCGCCCCTCCATGCGAACCGCGAAGCCCTACAGCATCGACTACGCCCCCGCCGCCTGGCGCCACATCGGCTCGCTCTCCGGCGAGGAGTTCAGCGGCCTGCAGCGGGCGCTGCAGCGCATCGCGGAGGTGGCCACCGCGGCGCTGCCGGCCGCACCCCCTGCGGGGCTCTTGCTGGAGGCGCAGGTGGCGGGCCTCGGCTTCCGCTACGCCGTGGAGGCCGAGCCACGGGTCGTACGGCTCGTGAGCCTCGAGCGGCTCGCGCGCCGCGCAGCGCGCACCCGCGCGGCCTCCTGAGCGCCGCTCCCGTCCACTCGCCGACTCCTACCTGCAGCGCGTTTTTGCCGCGACGCCGCACGCTTTCGTCCCCGCTGCCCGGCGACTACGACTCCGGTCTGAGTGCACCTTGCCGCGCAGCGAGCGCGCACCCAACTGGGCGGCCTTCCCGGGGGCGCCTCGCACCGCGCGTGCACGCCCCC
Protein-coding sequences here:
- a CDS encoding LysR family transcriptional regulator, encoding MLLFASIVREGSFTRAARRLGITKQSASERLGKLEAQLGVRLLERTTRQLRVTGPGATYYERCAAIAAQIDEANAEVQQQLAQAMGLLRVSSPSLFGRRYLGPVVSEFLARHPKLQVELVLADRPVHVLEEGLDVAIHAGPLDDSSLVARRLGEGAVYYVASPRYLARHGTPEPRALGAARCIALSAFETWSVGGVKARIEPVLTVNDLEVACDAALAGVGIARVPGILCHEAVRDGRLKVLFGPRPALVRTFHAVYPSRASLPPKVRLFVELLAERLPPMLALPGSPRRRRARAAR
- a CDS encoding glutathione S-transferase family protein, yielding MKLYAAPRTRAIRPRWLLEELEVPYALQRVEVSQPEGVSPEMRALHPLGEVPVLVDGALTLFESSAICLYLADRFPEKGLAPLPTSAQRGPYLQWLLFAEVTLEPLVLEQRLHAMRPEAPRPAPPARLGEVLGALERHLEGREYVATEGFTAADLVLSSILHLAHTLRLLERYPRLSEYTLRCTKRPAVRRAVMG
- a CDS encoding DinB family protein, whose product is MTSATLSALQQFPSQLRQLFDEVPREHWHWTPASWEGIPSEALDPVGQLCHVRDIEQLGYHVRFRRLLEEREPVLASLDTEALAVQQRYAEADPAQALTAFARAREHTMALLQGLSTAQLQRRGSFDGYGEVTVQSLIHFLSSHDQQHLAGMQWLLGRIASLGGSAH